The following coding sequences are from one Photobacterium angustum window:
- a CDS encoding patatin-like phospholipase family protein → MIGNFMVLKKHKIIKTVLFMALSVQSLTVYASADERPKLNRERIGLVLSGGGAKGAAHIGVLEVLEENRIPVDIVTGTSMGAYVGGIYAMGLSAKEVKRRTFAVEWEEGYLDRASRNDLTLRRKQQSDRYQLHTDIGLDLNGEFKSRSGAFQGQGFAKILRDVTDNLPALKSFDQLAIPYRSVATDIAKVKPVILSSGHLATAMQASMTVPGALKPVHLNGKLLVDGGVVNNMPVNVAQVLGADVIIAVDLRDNLMPSKDLDSALNIVSQLTTYMTNASADLQKSLMDEGDVYLQPDVSFMTAADFDQMKKAYLAGRKVATASLPKLLRYQLSEHDYQAYIKQKQSRRSQLTVASAYYIDKIKIKNNTRLPEKTLLSQLDLKTGRVISNEELEQAVKRLQSEDVYGRITYQIKQENGENVLDMDINEKSWGPGYLNFTLAFEDDFVNRSNFSFGAQYLYTDLTDKGGEWLTEFSLGSWKNINTEFYFPLDYNQQFFTEIGAGASNEVRKFNRPSINYVEENRDDRFNIETEYRHVNGYAAIGWNLKSSAEAVLGYSVQKGSITILSKRDKENYFLHGPYVNLIYDDLDSFYFPSKGLYANATLGYNQTTSEYKDNGEVNGNTISYNLSIKKPFTYDRHTLVLNAKTAGSDSDEMLPIFVQALGGLFNLSGYHRYELNGRYSAFTSLVYRYRVMDNNFGAFKLPVYVGGSIEHGGVWAKSSEMSWGSAVTAGSIYAAVDSIIGPVYLSYGQAEDGNSSFYLSLGSSW, encoded by the coding sequence ATGATTGGGAACTTCATGGTGTTGAAAAAGCATAAAATAATAAAAACCGTATTATTTATGGCACTCAGTGTACAGTCTCTTACTGTGTATGCGAGTGCAGATGAACGTCCCAAACTTAATCGAGAACGAATTGGACTTGTTCTTAGTGGTGGTGGTGCAAAAGGTGCTGCTCACATCGGCGTACTGGAAGTATTAGAAGAAAATCGCATTCCTGTTGATATTGTAACTGGCACCAGTATGGGCGCTTATGTTGGTGGCATATACGCCATGGGGTTAAGTGCTAAAGAAGTGAAACGTCGTACCTTTGCCGTAGAATGGGAAGAAGGATATCTCGATCGTGCTAGTCGTAACGATCTTACCTTACGCAGAAAACAGCAAAGTGATAGATATCAATTGCATACTGACATTGGTCTCGATCTGAATGGTGAATTTAAATCGCGTTCAGGTGCATTTCAAGGTCAAGGATTTGCTAAAATTCTACGAGATGTCACTGATAACCTCCCAGCTTTAAAATCTTTTGATCAACTCGCAATCCCGTATCGAAGTGTAGCTACCGATATTGCTAAAGTGAAACCTGTTATATTAAGTTCAGGTCATTTAGCGACAGCAATGCAAGCATCAATGACAGTACCTGGGGCGTTAAAGCCGGTTCACTTAAATGGGAAACTACTGGTTGATGGTGGTGTTGTTAACAATATGCCGGTTAATGTGGCGCAAGTTCTAGGCGCAGATGTGATTATCGCGGTAGATTTACGTGATAATTTAATGCCAAGTAAAGATCTTGATAGTGCGTTGAATATTGTTTCGCAGTTAACGACTTATATGACCAATGCGAGTGCTGATCTGCAAAAAAGTCTCATGGACGAAGGTGATGTATATCTCCAGCCTGATGTGTCATTTATGACAGCGGCTGATTTTGACCAAATGAAAAAAGCATATTTAGCGGGAAGGAAAGTAGCAACGGCTTCGCTACCAAAATTACTTCGTTATCAATTATCAGAACACGATTACCAAGCTTATATTAAACAAAAACAAAGTCGTCGAAGCCAATTAACCGTAGCCTCTGCTTATTATATTGATAAGATAAAAATAAAGAATAATACCCGCTTACCTGAAAAAACTTTATTGTCTCAGTTGGATTTAAAAACAGGTCGAGTGATTTCTAATGAAGAATTAGAGCAAGCAGTTAAACGTCTGCAAAGTGAAGATGTTTATGGTCGAATTACTTATCAAATTAAGCAAGAAAACGGCGAGAACGTGCTTGATATGGACATAAATGAAAAATCATGGGGACCGGGGTATTTAAACTTTACCTTGGCGTTCGAAGATGATTTTGTCAATCGCTCAAACTTCTCTTTTGGTGCCCAATACCTATATACCGACCTCACAGATAAAGGGGGAGAGTGGTTAACTGAGTTCTCATTAGGTAGTTGGAAAAATATCAATACTGAATTTTATTTCCCACTAGATTATAACCAGCAGTTTTTTACAGAAATTGGTGCCGGCGCAAGTAATGAGGTGAGGAAATTCAACCGCCCTAGTATTAATTATGTTGAGGAAAATCGTGATGATCGGTTTAATATCGAAACTGAATATCGACACGTTAATGGCTATGCTGCCATTGGTTGGAATTTAAAATCATCAGCAGAAGCTGTTCTTGGATACAGTGTTCAAAAAGGCTCTATAACGATCCTTTCAAAGCGAGATAAAGAGAATTATTTTTTGCATGGCCCTTATGTAAACTTAATTTATGATGACTTAGATAGTTTCTATTTTCCGTCAAAAGGTTTATATGCTAATGCAACCCTTGGTTATAACCAAACAACTAGTGAGTATAAAGATAATGGTGAAGTGAATGGCAATACTATTTCTTATAACTTATCGATAAAAAAACCGTTTACTTATGATCGACATACCTTGGTGTTAAATGCGAAAACGGCAGGATCTGATTCAGATGAAATGTTACCTATTTTTGTTCAGGCGTTAGGTGGCTTATTTAATTTATCTGGTTATCACCGTTACGAGTTAAATGGCCGTTATAGTGCGTTTACAAGTCTTGTCTATCGATATCGTGTCATGGATAATAATTTTGGCGCGTTTAAATTACCTGTTTATGTGGGGGGATCTATAGAGCACGGTGGAGTTTGGGCTAAATCTTCAGAAATGTCCTGGGGCTCGGCAGTGACAGCAGGTAGCATTTATGCGGCTGTTGATTCGATTATAGGCCCTGTTTACTTGAGTTATGGTCAAGCCGAAGATGGCAACAGCTCGTTCTACCTTTCTCTTGGCTCTTCGTGGTAA
- a CDS encoding ParB/RepB/Spo0J family partition protein — protein sequence MAIKTTDLNARLFGKADKRRATNVTEAQTAARDKAAVIELAVAGEETVAFELIKINADDVSTKTTVFAENAREQAFLNEHALADILSTLKDRGQQYPAVGRWLDDGRIEVLDGSRRRMSCILAHKDFLIYVAKGINTEHAKFLSDVANAHKPLSLFERGKEMQHLLDSGKVADQKELARYLQCSEALVSGALKAASLPMELLMAYPSVGELGRPTIVKLHRVFFGLDAEQQKKMIEELSSENTALWKTIKAQGISRITREVTVKLEEMGDALQPKAVVEKPSSQELIKGKVSYTRDGDKLQLRLKKMSDRQVSDILDYLNDYLK from the coding sequence ATGGCTATTAAAACAACTGATCTTAATGCTCGTCTGTTCGGTAAAGCGGACAAACGTCGCGCGACCAATGTAACAGAAGCACAAACAGCTGCACGCGATAAAGCAGCAGTAATAGAATTAGCGGTAGCGGGTGAAGAAACAGTTGCGTTTGAATTAATCAAAATTAATGCAGACGATGTCAGTACTAAAACCACTGTTTTTGCTGAGAATGCACGTGAACAAGCATTTTTAAATGAGCACGCACTCGCTGATATATTATCGACATTGAAAGATCGCGGACAGCAATATCCAGCTGTTGGTCGTTGGTTAGATGATGGTCGTATTGAAGTTTTAGACGGTAGCCGCCGTCGTATGTCTTGTATTTTAGCCCATAAAGATTTCTTAATTTATGTTGCTAAAGGCATTAATACTGAACACGCTAAATTTTTATCTGACGTCGCTAACGCGCATAAACCGTTAAGTTTATTTGAGCGTGGTAAAGAGATGCAACATCTTCTTGATAGCGGAAAAGTTGCGGATCAAAAAGAGTTAGCGCGTTATTTACAATGCAGTGAAGCCCTGGTGAGTGGTGCTTTAAAAGCGGCAAGTTTACCGATGGAATTGCTTATGGCTTATCCTAGCGTTGGTGAGCTTGGTCGTCCAACGATTGTTAAACTTCACCGTGTGTTTTTTGGCTTAGATGCTGAACAACAGAAAAAAATGATTGAAGAGTTAAGTTCAGAAAATACGGCACTCTGGAAAACAATTAAAGCACAAGGGATCAGCCGAATTACTCGTGAAGTAACGGTTAAACTTGAAGAGATGGGGGATGCACTTCAGCCGAAAGCTGTTGTTGAAAAACCAAGTTCTCAAGAGCTTATTAAAGGTAAAGTAAGTTATACCCGCGATGGTGACAAGTTACAGTTACGTTTGAAAAAAATGAGCGATCGCCAAGTCAGTGACATTCTTGATTATTTAAATGATTATTTAAAATAA
- a CDS encoding replication initiator protein RctB domain-containing protein translates to MKPPRNSENTPIEKILIEAPRSHKDGHLFLIHSNLVDWLPQYQHFKGVTKSIIELLNIISLRGLSSKDGYVSTTELVEATEGQLTRAAIQQRLRAAVSVGLFNQQPVRFEEGLAGKTMLHHFINPSLLISQLGTGSLQSDQFKEKEKQKRSKALAQNHVNRRLLTEHGLGTPPSMPDEADQIVVSPTSWAGIIDQALAPPRTKKSYQKSMVAISGTKAIIETRSSKSIMTVDDLMTLFALFTLTVQYHDHHIADYEIQARSMANKTPVYITDILALRGKKDSGPARDSIRESIDRIEFTDFQLHELTGRWLSENMPEGFKSDRFRFIARTITASEEAPQEGEDGEIRIKPNLYILVWEPSFFDELLTRDYFFLFPPEILRQHTLVFQLYTFFRSRMSRRVNDSMLLSDLNQKLARNIEWRRFSSDLIRELKKLAEGKVTETIFAVNLWGYHLTISAEEPDKRYTDYRIDIKCDADEVIRYSRAKTTNEGKRTMAPTMPNPLRNEIMPKQELEQLSAIIDGEFEPIQRKAPRPKGRLGRRIKLRKHLVEINADELTIVLSKYTSPEALQRSITALSAMTGHPSSVITEECHGYLEKLDWLYVSGQKVSYETLSRTVELYNSRQDERHLSIERLISGLAVRRKVCQLVHEGHINEQVLKALDDVAKGI, encoded by the coding sequence ATGAAACCACCTCGTAATAGTGAAAATACCCCAATTGAAAAAATATTGATCGAAGCCCCTAGATCGCACAAAGATGGTCATTTATTTTTGATCCATTCAAACCTTGTCGATTGGCTTCCTCAATACCAACATTTTAAAGGGGTGACCAAAAGTATTATTGAATTGCTCAATATTATTTCGCTACGTGGTTTATCAAGCAAAGATGGTTATGTATCAACAACTGAACTTGTTGAAGCAACGGAAGGTCAATTAACGCGAGCTGCAATTCAACAACGTTTACGTGCAGCTGTGAGTGTTGGTTTATTTAATCAGCAACCTGTAAGGTTTGAAGAAGGCTTAGCAGGTAAAACCATGCTGCATCACTTCATCAATCCATCTTTGCTGATCTCTCAATTAGGCACTGGTAGTTTACAATCAGACCAATTTAAAGAAAAAGAAAAGCAAAAACGTTCTAAAGCATTAGCACAAAATCATGTTAATCGACGTTTACTGACTGAACACGGTTTAGGTACACCACCAAGTATGCCTGATGAAGCTGATCAAATTGTTGTTTCCCCAACCAGTTGGGCAGGGATCATTGATCAAGCGTTAGCGCCACCGAGAACTAAAAAAAGTTACCAAAAATCAATGGTTGCGATCAGTGGCACTAAAGCGATCATTGAGACAAGATCATCAAAGTCGATCATGACGGTGGATGATCTAATGACATTGTTTGCGTTGTTTACCTTAACGGTTCAATATCACGATCACCATATCGCAGATTACGAAATTCAAGCGCGATCTATGGCAAATAAGACGCCAGTCTATATCACTGATATCTTGGCTTTACGAGGTAAAAAAGACAGTGGTCCAGCACGTGATTCTATTCGAGAAAGTATTGATCGTATTGAATTTACTGATTTTCAATTACACGAACTCACCGGTCGTTGGCTAAGCGAAAATATGCCTGAAGGGTTTAAGAGTGATCGTTTTCGTTTTATTGCTAGAACGATCACTGCTTCAGAAGAAGCGCCTCAAGAAGGGGAAGATGGTGAGATCAGGATCAAGCCTAATTTGTATATTTTGGTGTGGGAACCTTCATTTTTTGATGAACTACTAACTCGCGATTACTTTTTCTTGTTCCCTCCTGAAATTTTACGTCAGCATACGTTAGTGTTTCAGTTGTATACTTTTTTCCGTAGTCGTATGTCTCGTCGTGTTAATGATTCGATGCTTTTAAGTGATTTAAATCAAAAGCTTGCTAGAAATATTGAATGGCGACGTTTTTCTTCTGATCTCATTCGAGAACTGAAAAAATTAGCTGAAGGAAAAGTAACAGAAACGATCTTTGCGGTGAATTTATGGGGATATCATTTAACGATCAGTGCTGAAGAGCCTGATAAACGTTACACAGATTATCGTATTGATATTAAATGTGATGCTGATGAAGTGATCCGATATTCACGTGCTAAAACGACCAATGAAGGTAAGCGTACGATGGCACCAACAATGCCAAACCCGTTACGTAATGAGATCATGCCAAAGCAAGAATTAGAACAATTATCCGCCATTATTGATGGTGAGTTTGAACCGATTCAGCGAAAGGCTCCGCGTCCGAAAGGTCGATTAGGACGTCGTATTAAGTTGCGTAAGCATCTTGTTGAGATTAATGCAGATGAATTAACGATTGTGTTATCTAAATATACCTCACCAGAAGCGCTCCAACGAAGCATAACGGCTTTATCTGCAATGACTGGTCATCCATCATCAGTTATTACTGAAGAGTGCCACGGATACTTAGAGAAGCTAGACTGGTTATATGTTTCTGGTCAAAAAGTCAGTTATGAAACCTTAAGTCGTACCGTTGAGTTATATAACAGTCGACAAGACGAACGTCATTTATCGATTGAACGTTTAATTTCGGGCTTGGCTGTTAGACGAAAAGTCTGTCAACTTGTCCATGAAGGCCATATTAATGAGCAAGTTTTAAAAGCACTTGATGATGTCGCCAAAGGCATTTAA
- a CDS encoding AAA family ATPase produces the protein MNREQTIQNLLNIAEQTKQVQADRIEIVLEERREELFPPMSKALMETRSGLTRRKLDDAISRMEADGHQFTKNNANHYSITLEEAHKLMKAAKKPAFHEREGAGRKPWVVNVQNQKGGTGKSMTAVHIAACLALDLDKRYRICLIDLDPQGSLRLFLNPLISVGKQETIYSAVDVMLDNVPDGVEMDKDFLKDNVVMPTQYPNLKTIAAFPEDAMFNADAWQDLAVNQDLDIVRLLKEKVIDPIADEFDIIMIDTGPHIDPLVWNAMYASNALIIPCAAKRLDWASTVNFFQHLPTVYEMFPEDWHGLEFIRLMPTMFEDDNKKQVSVLTEMNYLLRDQVMMATVPRSRAFETCADTYSTVFDLTAAEFEGGKKTLSTAQEAIQRVGLELERVMHSHWANLNEE, from the coding sequence ATGAATAGGGAACAGACGATCCAAAATTTGCTCAATATTGCTGAGCAAACAAAACAAGTACAAGCGGACCGAATTGAGATTGTTTTAGAAGAGCGTCGTGAGGAGTTATTCCCTCCGATGTCTAAAGCTTTAATGGAAACACGCTCAGGGTTAACAAGACGTAAACTTGATGATGCAATTTCTCGTATGGAGGCTGATGGTCATCAATTTACGAAAAATAATGCTAATCACTACTCTATTACATTAGAAGAAGCCCATAAGCTGATGAAAGCGGCAAAAAAACCGGCTTTTCATGAGAGAGAAGGTGCTGGCCGTAAACCTTGGGTTGTGAATGTTCAGAATCAGAAAGGTGGTACGGGTAAATCAATGACAGCGGTTCATATCGCTGCTTGTTTAGCATTAGATTTAGATAAACGTTATCGTATTTGTCTTATCGACCTTGATCCACAGGGTTCATTACGTCTGTTTTTAAACCCTCTTATAAGTGTGGGAAAACAAGAAACGATTTATTCAGCTGTTGACGTTATGCTTGATAACGTACCTGATGGCGTTGAAATGGATAAAGATTTCTTAAAAGATAATGTGGTTATGCCAACCCAATATCCTAACCTTAAAACGATAGCGGCTTTCCCTGAAGATGCAATGTTTAATGCCGATGCATGGCAAGATCTTGCTGTAAATCAAGACCTTGATATTGTTCGTTTACTCAAAGAAAAAGTAATTGATCCAATTGCAGATGAGTTCGACATTATTATGATTGATACGGGTCCTCATATCGACCCGCTGGTATGGAATGCAATGTATGCATCTAATGCGTTAATCATTCCTTGTGCTGCAAAACGTCTTGACTGGGCATCTACCGTTAACTTTTTCCAGCATTTACCGACTGTTTACGAGATGTTCCCTGAAGATTGGCATGGTTTAGAATTTATTCGTTTAATGCCGACAATGTTTGAAGACGATAATAAGAAGCAAGTTTCAGTGTTAACTGAAATGAATTACTTGCTTCGTGATCAAGTTATGATGGCCACTGTGCCACGTAGCCGTGCATTTGAAACTTGTGCTGATACCTATAGTACGGTATTTGACTTAACGGCAGCAGAGTTTGAAGGGGGTAAAAAGACCCTTTCAACCGCTCAAGAGGCTATTCAACGCGTTGGTTTAGAACTAGAACGCGTTATGCATAGCCACTGGGCAAATCTTAACGAGGAGTAA
- a CDS encoding tRNA(Met) cytidine acetyltransferase TmcA — MLSLLPTFISQLHTDSLAANCRRLVIVEGDLRWATQITQLFSEHYSAMLWAGEDAPESIVHCHFKTAKKWLGQETDCIAINAHHGIDANVIGALSGTIKGGGVMLLLLPLGWKCDANISPFMKRLSLLCAEPDVITLSQNTNIPVFKPWICQSHSNVDFASSAPRFCLTQQQEDAVDAIIKVAVGHRKRPLVLSADRGRGKSSALGIAAAELMLARKMKIAVTSPSFACASTVFSHAQQRLIDADTTHPHRLLCQGSELHFIAQDVICDAADKYDFILVDEAAAIPGDTLISLLNRHNRLVFASTIHGYEGTGRGFEIKFKQALNKKMPQWKAVHIEQPIRWQVNDPLEQWVFNALLLNAEFSTLETLSGATISYELVTKAELVTNNNLLSQIVGLLIHAHYQTSPNDVQQLLDDSTQHVLVARSEHHVIGCCLLVEEGGFDDDLAQAVMLGQRRIKGHLLAQSIAAHLGLKAAAKQSCYRILRIAVLPVLHRKGIGQQLLSRAEQYALACGVDYIGTSFGATDELVNFWHNVGFTPIRLGINKDAASSLHSLLCVKVFNPNCYDIWFNDAALLFSASFSAQRVEQFKQLAPELFLRLYRNKKSHSIDYQLSERFIQSQLDGFCLGALGYDYVVASIETRLSSYLLSDDCTRNEELFFAIAKVMQRQAWTDVISSFKFTGRKQAENILRKFVRENLI, encoded by the coding sequence ATGTTATCACTTCTTCCTACATTTATTTCTCAGCTTCATACGGACTCACTTGCTGCTAATTGCCGTCGACTTGTTATTGTTGAAGGTGATCTTCGCTGGGCTACTCAGATCACGCAATTATTTTCTGAACACTATTCAGCGATGCTTTGGGCGGGTGAAGATGCGCCTGAATCAATAGTACATTGTCATTTTAAAACAGCGAAAAAGTGGTTGGGACAAGAGACGGATTGTATTGCTATTAACGCTCATCACGGTATTGATGCGAACGTTATTGGTGCGTTGTCTGGCACAATAAAAGGGGGTGGGGTAATGTTATTACTCTTACCTCTTGGTTGGAAATGTGATGCTAATATTTCTCCATTTATGAAGCGTCTATCATTATTGTGTGCTGAACCTGATGTGATTACGTTAAGCCAAAATACTAATATTCCAGTATTTAAACCTTGGATTTGTCAGTCACATAGTAATGTAGATTTTGCCTCAAGTGCCCCTCGATTTTGTTTAACGCAGCAACAAGAGGATGCGGTTGATGCCATTATTAAAGTTGCTGTTGGTCATAGAAAGCGTCCGTTAGTTTTATCGGCCGATAGAGGGCGAGGTAAATCGTCTGCGTTAGGTATCGCTGCTGCAGAGTTAATGCTTGCGCGAAAAATGAAAATTGCAGTGACGTCTCCTTCTTTTGCTTGTGCATCTACCGTTTTTTCACATGCGCAGCAACGCTTGATTGACGCTGATACCACTCATCCTCATCGATTATTATGCCAAGGGAGTGAGCTGCATTTTATTGCGCAAGATGTTATTTGTGACGCTGCAGATAAATATGATTTTATCCTTGTCGATGAAGCTGCAGCTATTCCTGGTGATACCTTGATCTCGTTATTAAATAGACATAATCGTTTAGTATTTGCCTCAACGATTCATGGCTATGAAGGAACCGGGCGTGGTTTTGAAATTAAATTTAAGCAAGCACTAAATAAGAAAATGCCACAATGGAAAGCGGTTCATATTGAGCAACCTATTCGCTGGCAAGTAAACGACCCGTTAGAGCAGTGGGTTTTTAATGCATTACTACTTAATGCAGAGTTCTCAACATTAGAGACATTATCTGGTGCAACGATTTCTTATGAACTCGTAACGAAGGCAGAGCTTGTTACAAACAACAATTTATTGTCTCAAATTGTGGGTCTATTAATTCATGCCCATTACCAAACATCTCCTAATGACGTTCAACAACTTCTTGATGATTCTACCCAACATGTATTAGTTGCTCGCTCTGAACATCACGTAATTGGTTGTTGCTTGTTAGTCGAAGAAGGTGGGTTTGATGATGATTTAGCACAAGCGGTTATGCTAGGGCAGCGTAGAATTAAAGGGCATTTATTAGCGCAATCTATTGCAGCACATCTAGGTTTAAAAGCAGCAGCGAAACAGTCATGTTATCGAATATTACGTATTGCTGTTTTACCTGTACTCCATCGCAAGGGAATTGGTCAGCAATTATTATCTCGTGCTGAGCAGTACGCTTTGGCATGCGGCGTTGACTATATTGGTACAAGTTTTGGTGCCACCGATGAGCTAGTGAATTTTTGGCATAACGTAGGTTTTACTCCTATTCGTTTAGGCATAAATAAAGATGCTGCCAGTAGTCTGCATTCTTTACTCTGCGTTAAGGTATTCAATCCTAACTGTTATGACATTTGGTTTAATGATGCAGCGCTTTTATTTTCTGCGAGTTTTAGCGCTCAAAGAGTTGAACAGTTTAAACAGCTAGCGCCTGAGTTATTTCTTCGCTTATATAGAAATAAGAAGAGTCATTCAATTGATTATCAACTTTCTGAACGCTTTATTCAGTCTCAACTTGATGGCTTTTGTTTGGGTGCGTTAGGCTATGATTATGTGGTTGCAAGTATTGAAACAAGATTATCATCTTATTTACTAAGTGATGATTGTACTCGAAATGAAGAATTGTTTTTTGCTATAGCAAAAGTGATGCAGCGCCAAGCTTGGACTGATGTTATCTCTTCGTTCAAATTTACTGGACGCAAGCAAGCTGAAAACATTCTGCGTAAATTTGTCCGCGAGAATCTTATCTAG